From the Alloalcanivorax dieselolei B5 genome, one window contains:
- a CDS encoding helix-turn-helix transcriptional regulator → MSLHKISDFLLTVHDASMHLEPVQFQRWALDEIRRHVAFDFAIWGTGDGQSRELHTATILDQTDTLFDTWEAVKEEDLYAHLVIGNTGKTWSLNQIPNIYQSRAYNEHWRLYQARQMISTMEIDPHTGLHIFVTLARDHRYTGFSAREVEFKNLVTQHLFLAACNNDKHYLSTFRAPAALVDTKGLLHAVLPDFTTLVTHEWGPSAHRQLPQDVILSLWASKRYRGKTITLTSERVGARLLVCAQPGVVTALSKREKEVAWAYAQGQSHKHVARTLNISPTTVRSHISRIYQKLGVRDKGALALWLQEHG, encoded by the coding sequence ATGTCGCTCCATAAAATCAGTGATTTTTTACTGACGGTACACGATGCCAGCATGCATCTTGAACCCGTGCAATTTCAGCGCTGGGCGCTGGATGAGATACGCCGGCATGTTGCTTTTGATTTCGCCATCTGGGGCACTGGAGATGGCCAGAGCCGGGAACTGCATACCGCGACCATCCTTGACCAGACCGATACGCTGTTCGACACGTGGGAAGCGGTCAAGGAAGAGGACCTATACGCTCACCTGGTCATCGGCAATACCGGCAAAACCTGGTCGCTTAACCAGATCCCCAACATTTATCAAAGCCGTGCCTATAACGAGCATTGGCGTCTTTATCAGGCACGGCAAATGATCTCGACCATGGAGATCGATCCCCATACCGGGCTGCATATCTTTGTAACATTGGCACGGGACCATCGATATACGGGGTTCAGCGCCAGGGAAGTGGAATTCAAGAATCTGGTCACTCAGCACCTGTTCCTTGCCGCCTGCAATAACGACAAGCACTATCTGTCCACTTTTCGGGCACCGGCGGCGCTGGTGGACACCAAAGGATTGCTACATGCCGTGCTACCGGACTTCACCACCCTGGTTACTCACGAGTGGGGGCCCTCGGCGCACCGGCAACTGCCGCAAGACGTCATTCTTTCTCTTTGGGCATCCAAGCGTTACCGGGGCAAGACAATAACCCTGACCTCGGAACGAGTCGGCGCCCGGCTTTTGGTGTGTGCGCAGCCCGGCGTGGTTACCGCGCTCAGCAAACGGGAAAAGGAAGTGGCCTGGGCGTACGCCCAGGGCCAAAGTCACAAACATGTCGCCAGGACCCTGAATATTTCCCCCACCACCGTGCGCAGCCATATCAGCCGCATCTACCAGAAGTTGGGGGTGCGCGATAAAGGCGCCCTGGCTCTTTGGTTACAGGAGCATGGTTGA
- a CDS encoding response regulator has protein sequence MLSALIVEDHEESRDWLAGLLEEAFPDIVVESVGTLAGAEAILSVRSFSLALVDISLPDGCGVDLVKSLNRSAQETYVVMATIHDDDGHLFAALQAGAHGYLLKDQPRARLRSQLQGIARGEPPLSPSVARRMLRHFRRMESSAEEVPDLSERETEVLRLLARGFTRTDIAGALGIAASTVATYTKSIYRKLGVSGRAEAALQAARLGVVNSDH, from the coding sequence ATGTTGAGCGCATTGATCGTTGAGGATCATGAGGAAAGTCGTGATTGGCTGGCGGGGCTGTTGGAGGAGGCATTTCCCGATATCGTCGTTGAAAGCGTGGGGACCTTGGCCGGGGCGGAGGCGATATTATCGGTTCGGAGCTTTAGTCTGGCACTGGTTGATATCAGTTTGCCGGATGGGTGTGGCGTGGATTTGGTGAAATCCTTGAACCGAAGCGCCCAGGAGACCTATGTGGTGATGGCGACGATTCATGATGATGATGGACATCTGTTCGCCGCGCTTCAGGCGGGCGCGCATGGATATCTGCTTAAGGACCAGCCCAGGGCCCGATTGCGCTCTCAATTGCAAGGGATCGCCCGGGGCGAGCCACCGCTTTCACCAAGCGTCGCGCGGCGAATGTTGCGACACTTTCGGCGTATGGAGAGCTCGGCTGAGGAAGTGCCGGACCTGAGTGAACGTGAAACGGAGGTGCTGCGTTTATTGGCCAGGGGATTCACCCGTACCGATATCGCGGGGGCGTTGGGAATCGCGGCCAGTACGGTGGCGACCTACACCAAGAGTATCTATCGGAAACTGGGCGTATCCGGCCGCGCCGAAGCGGCGTTGCAGGCGGCGCGGCTTGGTGTGGTGAACAGCGATCATTGA